One Coccinella septempunctata chromosome 1, icCocSept1.1, whole genome shotgun sequence DNA window includes the following coding sequences:
- the LOC123322219 gene encoding protein TRACHEARY ELEMENT DIFFERENTIATION-RELATED 7A-like isoform X1 yields MKSHLVMFFALLSYASSTHHHHKTIKEEHHYAPHHETHVREVISLPKPILPIIPPPVHHSHVTLDKTLPFPFPPVIPPLKAKTIHKHHHKIPNLLPPPFVKALPVPVPAVKHHVSLVPSPVHHVTLNKPLPPPLLPVIQAAKGIHKHHHEVPKLIPPPILKALAVPAVNHHVPVAPLAVVTKPLVPFGKDHHKINIHEHIDERYIY; encoded by the exons ATGAAGTCCCACCTT GTGATGTTTTTTGCGTTGTTATCCTACGCTTCTTCTACACACCATCATCACAAGACCATAAAGGAGGAACACCATTATGCACCACACCATGAAACACACGTTAGAGAAGTCATATCTCTGCCCAAACCGATTCTGCCCATCATACCACCCCCAGTTCATCATTCCCATGTAACTCTAGATAAGACTCTCCCATTCCCTTTTCCTCCAGTAATTCCTCCCCTCAAAGCCAAAACCATCCACAAGCATCATCATAAAATCCCCAACTTGCTTCCACCTCCGTTTGTTAAAGCTCTACCGGTACCAGTTCCTGCTGTGAAACACCATGTATCACTTGTCCCATCTCCTGTTCATCATGTCACCTTAAATAAGCCTCTCCCACCCCCTCTTCTTCCTGTAATCCAAGCAGCTAAAGGTATCCACAAGCATCATCATGAAGTGCCAAAGCTGATTCCTCCTCCAATTTTGAAGGCTCTAGCGGTTCCTGCTGTGAATCACCATGTACCAGTGGCACCATTAGCGGTAGTTACAAAACCACTGGTTCCATTTGGAAAAGATCACCACAAGATCAACATCCACGAGCATATTGATGAGAGATATATTTATTAA
- the LOC123322219 gene encoding protein TRACHEARY ELEMENT DIFFERENTIATION-RELATED 7A-like isoform X2, which yields MFFALLSYASSTHHHHKTIKEEHHYAPHHETHVREVISLPKPILPIIPPPVHHSHVTLDKTLPFPFPPVIPPLKAKTIHKHHHKIPNLLPPPFVKALPVPVPAVKHHVSLVPSPVHHVTLNKPLPPPLLPVIQAAKGIHKHHHEVPKLIPPPILKALAVPAVNHHVPVAPLAVVTKPLVPFGKDHHKINIHEHIDERYIY from the coding sequence ATGTTTTTTGCGTTGTTATCCTACGCTTCTTCTACACACCATCATCACAAGACCATAAAGGAGGAACACCATTATGCACCACACCATGAAACACACGTTAGAGAAGTCATATCTCTGCCCAAACCGATTCTGCCCATCATACCACCCCCAGTTCATCATTCCCATGTAACTCTAGATAAGACTCTCCCATTCCCTTTTCCTCCAGTAATTCCTCCCCTCAAAGCCAAAACCATCCACAAGCATCATCATAAAATCCCCAACTTGCTTCCACCTCCGTTTGTTAAAGCTCTACCGGTACCAGTTCCTGCTGTGAAACACCATGTATCACTTGTCCCATCTCCTGTTCATCATGTCACCTTAAATAAGCCTCTCCCACCCCCTCTTCTTCCTGTAATCCAAGCAGCTAAAGGTATCCACAAGCATCATCATGAAGTGCCAAAGCTGATTCCTCCTCCAATTTTGAAGGCTCTAGCGGTTCCTGCTGTGAATCACCATGTACCAGTGGCACCATTAGCGGTAGTTACAAAACCACTGGTTCCATTTGGAAAAGATCACCACAAGATCAACATCCACGAGCATATTGATGAGAGATATATTTATTAA